One genomic segment of Theobroma cacao cultivar B97-61/B2 chromosome 6, Criollo_cocoa_genome_V2, whole genome shotgun sequence includes these proteins:
- the LOC18597147 gene encoding peroxidase 42, whose translation MGAAKVLFFFALLCFSAVSTFAENEEDPGLVMSFYKDTCPQAEEIIREQVKLLYKRHKNTAFSWLRNIFHDCAVQSCDASLLLDSTRRTLSEKETDRSFGLRNFRYIETIKEAVERECPGVVSCADILVLSARDGIVSLGGPYIPLKTGRRDGRRSRADVVEEYLPDHNETISAVLDRFSAMGIDTPGVVALLGAHSVGRTHCVKLVHRLYPDVDPALNPDHVPHMLHKCPDQIPDPKAVQYVRNDRGTPMILDNNYYRNILDNKGLLIVDHQLAYDKRTKPYVKKMAKSQDYFFKEFARAITILSENNPLTGTKGEIRKQCNVANKLH comes from the exons ATGGGTGCTGCCAAAGTTCTGTTCTTCTTTGCTTTGCTTTGCTTTTCAGCTGTGTCTACATTTGCAGAGAATGAGGAAGACCCAGGCCTTGTTATGAGCTTCTACAAGGATACATGTCCTCAGGCTGAAGAAATCATCAGAGAGCAAGTTAAGCTTCTGTACAAGCGCCACAAGAACACTGCATTTTCTTGGCTGAGAAACATTTTCCATGACTGTGCTGTTCAG TCATGTGATGCTTCACTGCTGCTGGACTCGACAAGAAGGACCTTGTCTGAGAAGGAGACAGACAGGAGCTTTGGTCTTAGGAATTTCAGGTACATTGAGACCATCAAAGAAGCTGTAGAGAGGGAGTGTCCTGGAGTTGTTTCTTGCGCAGATATTCTCGTGTTGTCTGCTAGAGATGGCATTGTTTCT CTTGGAGGCCCTTACATCCCTCTCAAAACAGGAAGAAGAGATGGCAGAAGGAGCAGAGCAGATGTTGTTGAGGAGTATCTTCCTGACCACAATGAGACCATCTCTGCCGTCCTTGACAGGTTTTCTGCCATGGGTATTGACACCCCTGGAGTCGTTGCCCTGCTAG GAGCTCACAGTGTCGGCAGAACGCACTGTGTCAAGCTGGTGCACCGTTTGTACCCAGACGTCGACCCTGCCCTCAACCCTGACCATGTTCCACACATGCTCCACAAATGCCCCGATCAAATTCCAGATCCAAAGGCTGTGCAGTACGTGAGAAACGACCGCGGCACACCCATGATACTGGATAACAACTACTATAGAAACATACTGGACAACAAGGGCTTGTTAATTGTGGATCACCAACTGGCTTATGACAAGAGGACCAAGCCTTATGTGAAGAAAATGGCCAAGAGCCAAGACTATTTCTTCAAGGAGTTTGCCAGGGCCATTACCATCCTTTCTGAGAACAATCCTCTCACTGGTACCAAGGGTGAGATCAGGAAACAGTGCAATGTTGCGAACAAGCTTCACTAA